ttatgatcctgaagttaaaaaaaaaaaaaaaaaaatatacacatgtagaaaattaaaaaaattataagtgcaatttttttaaatattttttttatagtttgtcgttttgaaataaaataaaaaaattattagacgttggtttacttcagtatcattatttattaggAGGCTGCGTAGagttcgattttttcaaattattcaaaaatttttttttgaaggacttaaaattttaatattttttccataaattaaaatttttatcagaagTAAACAGAAGTTAGATACGAATTTacggaataattatttatgatcttGAAGCTagcagacaaaaattttctgattttttttttcatcagatcaattacaaaaaaaaaagtttttaaatgtgcacatgtagaaaatttaaaaaactacaagtgcaattttataaaatatttttttttataattcataaatttgaatcaattccaaaaattattagacgtcggctgacttcagtatcataattatttatgagtgtgaatgtagcagacatcagacaaatttaaaattataaacaaatagagtaaataattaaaaaaataataattataaaaaatgcactgatttcaaaattttttaaatgcgcattttttaaaaattttatttcattaattatttactctatttatttataattttaaatttgtctatctgctacatttacactcataattatttccggttaatttaaaaaactcaattctccattaaataaaagttgaatatttgaaagctgATCAGAATTTTCTCGATTCAAATCAGGTAATTTGttaagtcaaaaataattcaCAAACTTCCagatcattcaaaaatttacgaataatttgaTTCGATTCGCCCACctctaatatttatatatgtatttcgacaataaaaaaatattaattacaagtctttaattataaattaatttctctacATTATTATCCTGTACAATCATTTTTCGTCGAcgagatttatttaatttatttatatatgtaatgaTCAATATAACTACAATGACGGATGTAGTGAAGGCACAGACAATTGCATCAGTCTACGTGATGCGcataattttagttaattaacaattccTCAAAACAAAttacactaataataattaataaaaaatatatcgactaatttatttttccccactttaaaattttcaaaatttataataaagacaacttttaattaacaaattaatatacTTATCTATTacacttaatattttataaaatttatttatttaaacaatatcgATCTTgcctcattatttatttatttcttcactATTTACacgacatatatttttatttaaaaaactattttatttctctAAATCATTgcattgatatttaatatccgataaatttttaaatttattattaaacaatttgcatcaacaaaaaaaaacattttattctGCACAGCCatttgacaataaaataaaaaataaactgtcactataaaaatatttatatcagtGCGCATACACGGTACAGAATAATGAGAcgtttttgtaaataaaaaaattaataagtgataagaaaattaaaattttatgaatcggaaaaaataaaacaattaccGAGTGAAcaataagttttataaaaaaatataatgatgataattatgatgagagtttaattatattaaacaattaaaagtaaattgcTAGCTATATACACTGACAAATAATGATCTCAGTCTAGTTTATCAGAAACCAAGGGGAATCTGACAATACATAATTGCCGACCAAAGTCACAGACAATGCTGTCTCGAAGTGCCAGCATTTGTTTAACATAAACACAACTGTCTTTGTGGCCTAATCTTACTTCTCTCATTGGCTCACCTGTTCTTACATCCCAGACAACTAGAGAGTCCTGTAATTATTGGTAATTattctcattatttattttttaatacctcAATTATTTacgaaacaataaaatacgGTAGTACCACTTGTAATCCGCGGATAAAatatccgcgacaaaatatccggaGACATTTTATtcgatagacaaaatatccccggactaaatattcaagagacaaaaaatccgtgacaaaatatcttgtcgataaatcttattcagaaaaatatattttcagtgaaaaaataattaatggtttTCGATAAACGGGTACTGTACCATTCCAAGCATATGTgttgatctatttttaatatcacacactcaaattttatgtgaaaatatattaaacatttctgataaaagggtaccgtactatttatattataagatattttgtcggggatgttttatctatcgagtatttagtccggggatattttgtctatcggataaaATGTCTTCGGATAATAAGTGACGGTACCTAAAATACAGTAGGACCTCGTCATAAGACTAGCTCGGGGCTGTaggagaaaaaattattagaattgAGGTATCCCCGCTATTGTGCTTAACAGCGTTTGCACCCAGACCTCGCTGTAAGACTATCACCGTTTTATTTCTGTATTCGTGTATCTGTGaatctattttatatataatcataaatgAACAGaattttgtcattattttctgttaattaattatatgataccacgaaattttaaatattctttatgagaataaattattcaatctAAAATCTTTATGTATGTACATTTCATCTCGATTTTAGTCGTAATTGTCGTTAGTCTTATAGCGAGGTTTCGGCACAAAACTTTTATTGAGTTGTTGGCGGGAGAAGCGTTTCGAGCGAGTTTCAACAAACTGAGGGAAAGAGTTTTATAGCGcggtcttataacgaggtcctactgtattaatttatctgtgataatttatttttttccaaagtaATTgtgtaattaacaaaaaaaaaaaaaatgactaattAAGTTGGTAAATTTAGTAGTATACTCGAGTTGATGGCGGGGGTGGCAAACACGTGGATCGGGACTTCCTAGATTTCTCTATGGAGTGTACGCGATTTTTCACCAGACCTGCAcgtgaaagtttaaatttttgcctctgtTCGTTGGAACAATGAcgcatgcgctaatttttatcattttccaAACGTGTTAAGTCTTTTaagcagatattttttcgCTTTGTCAACATTTTGGTGCCTTATCAATAAGTAAAAATACAGAAGGACTTTTTTCCTTCTAAACAGAAcaggaatttaaatttccagtGCAGGTATggagagaaaatttttattagtttaccataaaaaattaaatgactcgataattgtcaaaaatttatttcctgtTTTACTCAAATAGCaaaagaatttaataatttttaattgaaattaactaaaaattttgatgataaatCATACCTGATTACTTGTAATAAGTAATTGATGCGTCAGCATAACTAATTGAAGACTATAAGCAGCCCTATGTGCTGGTAGGGTATGCAAAAGATGACCTTGAAAACGTTCCCAAACACAAAGTCTCTCGTCAGTGCCGATACTAATTACGTATGACGCTGAACAAGTTATTGCTGCTATTGCATCATCATGTGCTTGTATGCTGTACACACATGTACCTATTAAGTAATACAATGGAAATCCCGTATTAgcaattaaataagtaaatattaatcgaatgtaaataaataaaactaaaattaccATTAAGTAAATCCCAGACACAGAGTAATCCGTCCTGAGACCCACTACCAGACGTCATAGGACTTATCCTATCGATAAACAGACACGATATCGGACCGCAGTGGCCGTGCAAAGTGTACATAGGAACGAGATCCTCGAGCCTAAATACTTTGAGCGTGTGGTCTTGGCTCCCAGTGACCACACGTCCGCCCTCGCTGTCCAACACAGTGATGGCCTGCTGATGCGCGCGATGCGATCCTTTTTTTATGCACCTAAAATCTTCTTTGGCAGGtggttgtaaattattaatatccaTCGGAGAGCCCGCGCTCCCCGTTCTCACGTGGGTCCTGCGGCCGGATGTAAATCCCCAGCCGACATGATGGCCCTCGTTGTGTTGCTCCAGCTCCAAAAAGTCCACTGACCCGTTTAATTTAGCGGCAATAACTCTATTATAAACTAATTTTACAGCTGATATACCTAACCCAGACCCGTCATCAAAGAAACACTTAAATAGTCCAGTGGCGCCTTCCCAAAATTCTAGAGCACCATTAGCACAGCCTACGACAATTATATTGTCTTGATAATCTATGCACCAAATAGGCGCAATATTGTACGACTGAGttgttttatttgtatttaatgaCGTAGCACTGTCTGTTAAAAAGTCATTATTATTCAGTGTTGATGTACTGCCTGTTAAATATTCACTGCTAGCACATTTATCAATATCATTGAGAGTCTTAATATGCTGGTCAAATAATTGTTTGTAATTATCACCATAGTCAAAGccattatcataatttttattctgtttaggCACTGGAGAGACACTAAATTTAGTATTGATAAGTGGACGAAAATCAGGAAATTCAAATGCTCCGCGATTAGATAATCGACCGAGTGATTTACgtttttcattatttgaaaACTCATTTATCTGATGATACTCGTAGTCTAATGAATGAGTCGAatgacgtttttttatttgctcaaTACGCTGGTAACTGTTTGATCCAGGTGACTTTTGTGGACCCGCTGCTGCGGAATAAAGACCAAATGAATGAGAGTCAAATTCACCGCGCGATGGCGGGGAACCACTTTCGTAATCGGACATCAACTCATCGGGCTCTGGTGTCGCGTTAACGGTGTCACGTTGGGGAGTGCTGAAGAACTTTTTACGGTCTATGTGAGCCAGCATGTCACCGGTAGTTGCGTCCCAAACTTTAATATGTCCAGCGAGGCAGGTGCTGGCAATCGTGTTGCCATCAGTAGCAAGACACTCAATCTCCTGCGCGTGCCCGTCTAACACCAGCGGCAAAGCTTCCAGTACCAGTTGCGTCGATGAGTCTTGAGTTTTTTCTTGCTGATGCCAACTTGCTCTCCACTCGGCGTAATTACGGGTGCAAATGCACCTATACAACACTACCATTGTATAAGCAACGACAATTACGCTTATTAAACACAGCAACGCTGCCAAAAATATCTCCATCGGACTTGATGGTACAAATGGCGCGTCTGTATTAAACCCTCGGCTTTCTCTCGTCGGTACTTCAATatctataatataattttattcaattaaatatttaaaaacttggTAACTAATTAAGTACTccagtaaatatataaataaatacaaaccaGAAAAGTCTAAAGGATCTAGAGCAGCGGTAGCCAAACTCTGCCACTGAAATTGTTGGATATCATCAGGATTACTTATCTGTCTAGCAACTTCCGGATTAACAGTATGTGCTATTTTTATTGTCGGCAGTACAGTAATACGTTCGCCGGcaattgatatattatacatCGCAAGAATAGATGACCAGTGATAGAGCGAGAGACGGTTCCATGGTGGAAAATCAAcaggttttaatttatttagttcttctgttatattatttttatcgtgtGCTCGATTACTGTTACTGATGTTGTTATTACtgctgtaattattattattacttgtaTTATTGAGTATACTGGGTAATATTGTCGTCGTGACAACGGGTTTTGTGGTTTTAAGCtcaacataatttttaaatgttcgcGGTCTGTCGACCGTGTAGCCGTACATCTCTGAGTCTGATTTCAGCGTATCGCTGAGATGTATCAAGTGCTCGATTATTCCCGagttatatattatcataCTTATCCATACGACCATCCAGACCATAAATGCGCGTTGGAATATTCGTGTCCGTGCCCAAAAGTGTACTAGTCTAAGACGCTTTGGTATTTTAACAAGCGTATAAGTATTTTGTGAAGTCGGCGCTATTACATTTGTCGGCCCTGATGAAGTCATACCATTCAAACGTGGGTGTGACTTTGAACGAATTATATTTGGCTTCTTGTAGCCGTTATTGCTGTGATTAATAATCGTTGACGTGAACTGCTGCTTGCGCATTGAAGGGAAGTTTGTAAAATGAAACTTGGTGTTTTCACTTGAGAACTCTGTTCTGCGAATATCGACAGCCAGTATCGTGGAAAAGAAAACTatttggagaaaaaaatcattcagcAAACCGACAATCGCAAATATACAAAACTCTTGGATTGCTGGTACGAATGTGAATAGACCGATTGTTAAAATGGTCACTTcggttaataaattttttgttattgaccATCCTTCCTTGGACAGTCCTTGAGCGACGCGAATTTTTACGTCCAAATGAGCTGGCGTACTGACGacactttttgttaaaatcAGGACATTTTCAAGGCCAACAATTATCACTAGATATGGAAAAACTTCTTTGCCACTGAGACTGAGAGTCAATCCAAAGAAAAAACATATTCCTACGGTCATTGATAACGAGGATATTACGGTTATCGTTGCACTAAATGCCACGCCgacttttgattttattaattctattttaCGGACTGAGAAGTACACGTAAAAAAACAACGCGAAAAATGTCATCATCAGCGGAAAAAAATCGCTGTAATTAAATTCCCCGGGATAGAATATATCAAGTGTCTCGTCGGAAGGCAAGCTTGTGCTGTTGTTTTTTGATTGGTGGAGACTGTAGTAATTTGTTAGGCGGTTTTTTAAGCCATTGATAAATCTAGATGAATAAAAACGGAAATTAGCTATCAatagttgataattatttataaaaaaatatattattattacctaGGATTGTATTCTTTAAGAAAAATTGTTACTGCGTATTGTAATATTCTTTGTCTTACTCGGACGGGATAACGTCTGACTCCagtttcttttaaattcatacCAAAAACCATCTCAGCGAGACTTATTTTACCCTTTTGAAGATTCTGTTGGCAAAGAAAAACCCGCAATTAATTTAactctgtaaaaatttatatgtgaaTAACTTTGGTCACTAGATTgattaactatttttattaataaattaattaatggatgataattaatataaaaaataaatatattttacctGGTAAGAAAATATTGTGCCTAAAATATCAGTATCGCGATTGAACATTTCAATACTCTGTTGCCATAAATTTGCAGGTGACAGCACGAGACAATTATACTCAGGTAATATTTCAggatttttattgtttcttttttttatagcttCTATGTGAAGACACATATTACCAAGAGtttttaatcttaaaaaacaaaataattatacatatttaaaaataacagagtaacaatagaatatttttatttacgtcTCTGGATCCTGGTAGTTTTGTATTATTTCcagtaaattaaaaacttcatAAAGCGGCGCCCTAAAAGCATCAGACAGAGCGAGATCATCAGCCCATGGTACGACTCCAACTCTCAGAGACACTTGCTGGACATATAGCAATGAACTTTCCGATTTATTTGATCCATTTGTCACGGTCGTATTGATAACTACTTTGGGTGCATTGCCAGGCATTGGCAGATTTACTATCGggtaactaaaaaatattaagtatacaattaattactattaaatattttagtgtaaaaatgtccctcgataaatttttctgaacaCGGTGTGATCTAGTTTTTTTAGACCATTCCctattaatcataattttgattaatgagcAGCAAAtgatcattgaaaatttttaataacttaagGGCATTTTCAGACAGTGCTcactactttttaaaaaatgcaatgactgaactgtcataagcgtattaaaattttattaattaattaaaaaaaggacAATTTTGCCGAGataggattttttaaaaaattacttgcagttgctatcaattaggagttaaacgaaatttgttgagtAAATTTTAgcgtagaaaatttgaaatgtaaattgacctaaaaattttactggaatttacttcaaaaatttcggttaacttctaattgatatcaactgtaagtaaattttttttaaatctacatCTCAACAAaattgtctttttttcaattaaggcttagactttttttttaaattaattgataaaattttgatacgatTATGACAGCTGtcattaacaatttaaaaaaagtggggacactgtctgagaatccccttaatcaataactatattaattttctttttaccatttaaatatttttgattatttttcttaacgcAAAATTATACACTTACACATGAcagcataaaaatttttgaattcacaCCGGCTAAGTTTAGCACGATATTTGGTAAAATTTTCgtacaaaaatttatgtacctgaagatcggaacgtttttctctcaacgaaaatgaaaataatttatgtaatttgactctAAGGGtgacttaaggggtagttaGAGGTGTTCTACAATTTCCGGTTGACATGCGAAGCATTTAAGAAATCTAagtccagtagattttttacttttcatttctttttttttcattttcgattCGCGagaaacgttccgatctttaggtacatacaaatttttacac
This genomic interval from Microplitis mediator isolate UGA2020A chromosome 2, iyMicMedi2.1, whole genome shotgun sequence contains the following:
- the LOC130664026 gene encoding sterol regulatory element-binding protein cleavage-activating protein, encoding MSRSLPDRVAGLYYAHGLFCSSHPVAVLSLAISIILICCYPIVNLPMPGNAPKVVINTTVTNGSNKSESSLLYVQQVSLRVGVVPWADDLALSDAFRAPLYEVFNLLEIIQNYQDPETLKTLGNMCLHIEAIKKRNNKNPEILPEYNCLVLSPANLWQQSIEMFNRDTDILGTIFSYQNLQKGKISLAEMVFGMNLKETGVRRYPVRVRQRILQYAVTIFLKEYNPRFINGLKNRLTNYYSLHQSKNNSTSLPSDETLDIFYPGEFNYSDFFPLMMTFFALFFYVYFSVRKIELIKSKVGVAFSATITVISSLSMTVGICFFFGLTLSLSGKEVFPYLVIIVGLENVLILTKSVVSTPAHLDVKIRVAQGLSKEGWSITKNLLTEVTILTIGLFTFVPAIQEFCIFAIVGLLNDFFLQIVFFSTILAVDIRRTEFSSENTKFHFTNFPSMRKQQFTSTIINHSNNGYKKPNIIRSKSHPRLNGMTSSGPTNVIAPTSQNTYTLVKIPKRLRLVHFWARTRIFQRAFMVWMVVWISMIIYNSGIIEHLIHLSDTLKSDSEMYGYTVDRPRTFKNYVELKTTKPVVTTTILPSILNNTSNNNNYSSNNNISNSNRAHDKNNITEELNKLKPVDFPPWNRLSLYHWSSILAMYNISIAGERITVLPTIKIAHTVNPEVARQISNPDDIQQFQWQSLATAALDPLDFSDIEVPTRESRGFNTDAPFVPSSPMEIFLAALLCLISVIVVAYTMVVLYRCICTRNYAEWRASWHQQEKTQDSSTQLVLEALPLVLDGHAQEIECLATDGNTIASTCLAGHIKVWDATTGDMLAHIDRKKFFSTPQRDTVNATPEPDELMSDYESGSPPSRGEFDSHSFGLYSAAAGPQKSPGSNSYQRIEQIKKRHSTHSLDYEYHQINEFSNNEKRKSLGRLSNRGAFEFPDFRPLINTKFSVSPVPKQNKNYDNGFDYGDNYKQLFDQHIKTLNDIDKCASSEYLTGSTSTLNNNDFLTDSATSLNTNKTTQSYNIAPIWCIDYQDNIIVVGCANGALEFWEGATGLFKCFFDDGSGLGISAVKLVYNRVIAAKLNGSVDFLELEQHNEGHHVGWGFTSGRRTHVRTGSAGSPMDINNLQPPAKEDFRCIKKGSHRAHQQAITVLDSEGGRVVTGSQDHTLKVFRLEDLVPMYTLHGHCGPISCLFIDRISPMTSGSGSQDGLLCVWDLLNGTCVYSIQAHDDAIAAITCSASYVISIGTDERLCVWERFQGHLLHTLPAHRAAYSLQLVMLTHQLLITSNQDSLVVWDVRTGEPMREVRLGHKDSCVYVKQMLALRDSIVCDFGRQLCIVRFPLVSDKLD